A single genomic interval of Pyrobaculum arsenaticum DSM 13514 harbors:
- a CDS encoding DUF504 domain-containing protein: MKQIFNKVKWTGRRALFWYISRGGAGGEEVGSTDDVVEIGQDGVVINVGGKERFIPYHRIVEIRLETGEVLLNRRRKV, translated from the coding sequence ATGAAGCAAATTTTCAACAAGGTAAAGTGGACAGGCCGCCGCGCCCTATTTTGGTACATCAGCCGCGGCGGCGCCGGCGGGGAGGAGGTGGGCTCAACAGACGACGTAGTGGAGATAGGCCAAGACGGCGTTGTGATAAACGTGGGTGGGAAAGAGCGTTTTATTCCATATCACAGAATTGTCGAGATAAGATTAGAAACTGGAGAGGTTCTTCTAAATAGGAGAAGAAAAGTATAA
- a CDS encoding SPL family radical SAM protein, with protein MKVYEIRVQRALSPSGLPEYDYALNPYVGCLHGCHYCYAIDYTKGPPGKMWGSVVYVKANLLEVLRREVRRLKPGVVGLSTITDPYQPPEAFYKLSRGAIEVLAEAGFHVSVQTKSGMVVRDLDVLKRYRERVDVGITITTLRDKARILEPMAAHPLARARAVEKLAAEGVRVWIFMGPIIPGFNDSPQDIEEVVRVAHSTGAELIYDKYRPRPMADARLSANYRKVEVSEGWWARVKKAVEDICARLGARCVDAEEEWAAASRYRR; from the coding sequence GTGAAGGTCTACGAGATTAGGGTGCAGAGGGCGCTTTCGCCGTCCGGCCTCCCCGAGTACGACTACGCCCTCAACCCCTATGTGGGGTGCCTCCACGGTTGCCACTACTGCTACGCCATAGACTACACCAAGGGCCCCCCCGGCAAGATGTGGGGAAGCGTCGTGTACGTAAAGGCTAACCTCCTGGAGGTGCTTAGGAGAGAGGTGAGGCGCCTAAAGCCCGGCGTCGTGGGCCTCTCCACAATTACCGACCCCTACCAGCCCCCAGAGGCCTTCTACAAGCTGTCCCGCGGAGCCATTGAGGTGCTGGCCGAGGCGGGATTCCACGTCTCGGTGCAGACCAAATCCGGCATGGTCGTCCGCGACTTAGACGTCCTCAAGAGGTACAGGGAAAGGGTAGACGTGGGCATCACCATAACCACTCTGAGGGATAAGGCCAGGATTCTGGAGCCCATGGCCGCCCACCCCCTCGCCAGGGCAAGGGCAGTGGAGAAGCTAGCCGCCGAGGGGGTGAGGGTGTGGATCTTCATGGGGCCCATAATCCCCGGGTTCAACGACTCCCCCCAAGACATCGAGGAGGTGGTGAGGGTGGCCCACTCAACGGGCGCCGAGCTGATCTACGACAAGTACAGGCCGAGACCCATGGCCGACGCCCGCCTATCGGCAAATTACAGGAAGGTGGAAGTCTCGGAAGGGTGGTGGGCCCGCGTCAAAAAGGCCGTGGAGGATATTTGCGCCAGGTTGGGGGCCCGTTGCGTAGACGCAGAGGAGGAGTGGGCCGCGGCGAGTCGCTACCGCCGGTAG
- a CDS encoding aspartate aminotransferase family protein: MGRIAKYYREYGVRIVRGFMQYVWDDQGRRYIDCNTNHGVVFLGHANPKIAEAVKRQLEEVWAVPLNFSTPARERFIEEFSKLLPAKFGVVFLQNTGTEAVEVAIKIAKKVTKRPTIVAFTNSFHGRTMGSLSITWNEKYRKAFEPLYPHVRFGKFNVAAEVDKVIGEDTCCVVVEPIQGEGGVNPATPEFLKALREETQRKGALLIIDEVQTGFGRTGAVWAFQKYGVEPDIFTAGKPVAGGLPIGLAVAKEEFGDVFEPGEHGSTFAGNAVVMAAAAAASRLLREEDVPAKAERAGAELAKALAETGSRLAVRVKGMGLMLGLELRVKADQFIQPLLDRGVMALTAGVNTLRFLPPYMISKEDVEVVHGAVSEVLKKAEAP; the protein is encoded by the coding sequence ATGGGCAGAATTGCCAAGTACTATAGAGAGTACGGAGTACGTATTGTGAGGGGTTTTATGCAGTACGTCTGGGACGACCAGGGGAGGCGCTATATTGACTGCAACACCAACCACGGCGTCGTCTTCCTGGGACACGCCAACCCCAAAATCGCAGAGGCCGTCAAGAGGCAGTTGGAAGAGGTCTGGGCTGTGCCCCTCAACTTTTCTACCCCGGCCAGGGAGAGGTTTATTGAAGAGTTCTCGAAGCTTCTGCCCGCCAAGTTCGGGGTCGTCTTCCTACAGAACACCGGCACGGAAGCCGTGGAGGTGGCCATCAAGATCGCCAAGAAGGTCACCAAGAGACCCACAATAGTGGCCTTCACCAACAGCTTCCACGGAAGGACCATGGGCTCCCTCTCAATCACCTGGAACGAGAAGTATAGGAAGGCCTTCGAGCCCCTCTACCCCCACGTCCGCTTCGGCAAGTTCAACGTGGCGGCTGAGGTGGATAAGGTTATCGGCGAGGACACCTGCTGCGTAGTCGTGGAGCCCATCCAGGGCGAAGGCGGGGTGAATCCTGCCACGCCGGAGTTCCTCAAGGCGCTCAGAGAGGAGACTCAGCGCAAAGGCGCCCTGCTCATAATAGACGAGGTCCAGACCGGCTTCGGCAGAACAGGCGCTGTGTGGGCCTTCCAGAAATACGGCGTAGAGCCCGACATATTCACCGCCGGCAAGCCCGTGGCAGGGGGCCTCCCCATAGGCCTCGCCGTAGCCAAGGAGGAGTTCGGAGACGTCTTCGAGCCGGGGGAGCACGGATCCACCTTCGCCGGCAACGCGGTGGTTATGGCCGCTGCCGCCGCCGCCTCCCGGCTCCTTAGGGAGGAGGACGTCCCCGCCAAGGCCGAACGCGCCGGCGCTGAGCTCGCCAAGGCCCTCGCCGAGACGGGTTCCCGCCTAGCCGTCAGGGTAAAGGGCATGGGCCTAATGCTCGGGCTAGAGCTGAGGGTAAAGGCAGACCAGTTCATACAGCCCCTCCTAGACCGCGGAGTAATGGCCCTCACCGCGGGGGTCAACACCCTGAGGTTCCTCCCACCCTACATGATCTCAAAGGAGGACGTGGAGGTGGTACACGGAGCCGTCTCCGAGGTTTTAAAAAAGGCAGAAGCCCCCTAG
- a CDS encoding vitamin K epoxide reductase family protein produces the protein MNFWLPLLVVFSLGGLVASGLVVYLFYVLGQLPPGCYANVEILPGVTADCVKVLKSEYAYIGPVPLDVAAALWFVVNIAAALWLYRTLARPAARFIFWWRLLGLAILPYLIYLELAVLKAVCIYCTIMHAFIIADFVVISIFLKKMAPLIR, from the coding sequence ATGAACTTCTGGTTGCCGTTGCTTGTGGTCTTTTCCTTAGGCGGCCTCGTCGCCTCGGGGCTTGTGGTGTATCTTTTCTACGTGCTTGGCCAGCTCCCGCCGGGGTGCTACGCCAACGTCGAGATACTGCCAGGTGTAACCGCCGACTGTGTAAAGGTCCTGAAGAGCGAATACGCTTACATAGGCCCTGTTCCGCTGGATGTGGCCGCCGCCTTATGGTTCGTCGTCAACATCGCCGCTGCGCTATGGCTCTACCGGACCTTGGCGAGGCCAGCGGCGCGGTTTATCTTCTGGTGGCGCCTCCTGGGCCTCGCCATTTTGCCGTACCTCATATACCTAGAGCTGGCGGTCCTCAAAGCCGTCTGTATATACTGCACCATAATGCACGCCTTCATAATCGCCGACTTTGTGGTAATAAGCATCTTTTTAAAAAAGATGGCCCCCCTCATTAGGTGA
- a CDS encoding alkaline phosphatase family protein: MIRIVLLVVVYSIIFLALSIVAYNTWLQYRGVNLPYSSPIETGGETPDFIIVVLLDGASSPVVQSYIRSAETSVLLDMGLFLPNGRSVYPSYSGPSRASILTGVPPAVHGVVSNEGAFKVKITGLIDLAREKGFKIINIGDGLIETIFGVKAVAIDEGAGQGSLALKKAVEVLRANLSNGSKVFIWVTVNDVDVIGHKAGGFSKEYNATVKNYLILIAGFISEISDVLNRGVVVVLSDHGFKKGGHHGGGEDTVMNTFMFIAGRGIAPGVCYEEFLLIDIAPSLGILTSIGVPPYSMGKALATCLGINPTPAEMKRKEVYNLLGTRETVSMFTDQLWIRLFIITALFIPLVLEVRRIGLKPLTLGVAFLVIYIVYYVYSVRVYTFSDIYSFTEVMTKIIVAVVVVSFLTGLFAARFYPTRGEVARGLIGAYLFIITVVFIGVSTFLVPYGPVVVFPNPDWDFAVRYFAMLITGSFSGLVGMPIALVTAILIQKNR, translated from the coding sequence GTGATAAGAATTGTGCTACTGGTTGTTGTTTATTCTATTATATTCCTCGCTTTGTCTATTGTTGCATACAACACCTGGCTTCAATACAGAGGAGTGAATTTACCGTATTCTTCGCCTATTGAGACTGGCGGAGAAACTCCGGACTTTATAATAGTCGTCTTGCTTGATGGTGCTTCTTCACCAGTAGTTCAAAGCTATATACGGAGTGCAGAGACTTCTGTGCTTTTAGACATGGGGCTGTTTTTGCCAAATGGGCGTTCGGTTTATCCATCTTATTCAGGCCCCAGCAGGGCGTCAATATTAACAGGAGTCCCGCCTGCTGTTCATGGAGTTGTTTCTAATGAGGGGGCTTTTAAAGTAAAAATCACTGGGCTAATCGACTTAGCTAGGGAGAAAGGGTTTAAGATAATTAACATCGGCGACGGTTTGATAGAGACGATATTCGGCGTAAAGGCGGTGGCGATAGACGAAGGCGCCGGCCAGGGGAGTTTGGCGCTGAAAAAAGCCGTAGAGGTGCTTAGGGCTAATCTTTCCAACGGCTCCAAGGTTTTTATCTGGGTTACGGTAAATGATGTAGATGTAATTGGGCATAAGGCAGGTGGTTTTTCAAAGGAGTACAACGCGACAGTTAAAAATTACCTCATATTAATTGCCGGCTTTATTTCAGAGATCTCAGATGTTTTAAATAGAGGCGTTGTGGTAGTGCTTAGTGACCACGGTTTTAAAAAAGGTGGTCACCACGGCGGGGGAGAGGACACAGTTATGAACACTTTTATGTTCATAGCAGGTAGAGGCATTGCCCCAGGGGTGTGTTATGAAGAATTTTTGCTAATAGACATCGCTCCGAGTCTGGGAATACTCACCAGCATTGGCGTACCCCCCTACTCGATGGGCAAAGCGCTTGCCACATGTCTAGGCATAAATCCAACACCTGCAGAGATGAAGAGAAAGGAGGTGTATAACCTATTAGGAACGAGGGAAACCGTGTCCATGTTTACTGATCAATTGTGGATTAGGTTGTTTATAATCACGGCGTTGTTTATACCTCTTGTGCTGGAGGTTAGGAGGATTGGGTTAAAACCTCTTACGCTGGGCGTCGCGTTTCTTGTTATCTACATTGTATATTACGTTTATAGTGTTAGAGTTTACACATTTTCAGATATTTACTCATTTACAGAGGTAATGACTAAAATTATTGTGGCAGTCGTAGTTGTTTCGTTTTTAACTGGTTTATTTGCCGCTAGATTTTACCCAACTCGTGGGGAGGTTGCTAGAGGTTTAATAGGGGCTTACCTATTTATCATCACTGTAGTTTTTATCGGCGTATCTACGTTCTTAGTACCATATGGCCCAGTTGTTGTTTTTCCAAATCCTGATTGGGATTTCGCGGTGAGGTACTTCGCAATGTTGATCACAGGAAGCTTTTCAGGACTTGTCGGCATGCCCATTGCGTTAGTTACAG
- a CDS encoding aminotransferase class I/II-fold pyridoxal phosphate-dependent enzyme: protein MIFPEFCLERWQSLRDWRARYNLSESGVEPLTYEELVELVGVPRGVVLGYGMTKGLPRLREELAVMHGVGPEEVLVTSGGAEANFVTTLALVGPGDRAVVVMPTYMQIPGILRGIGAVVDKTWIKYGEGLDEEELKRKVARGVKAVFVTNPNNPTGYVLSEGERKLLVDLAEDAGAYLVVDEVYRGLEHEGPETPTFAKHYDKAVVTGSLSKTYGLPGLRIGWVVGPEDVVNGAWAVKDYTTISPPLLDQHLAVAVLEKRDYFINRSRTIVRRNFAIFGEYVKARPYVKWWNTKAAAFSHIYVGGDTLKLAEEIFEETGVLVNPGECFEMKGYLRVGLGWADENRLREALDLFFWALDKKRP from the coding sequence GTGATATTTCCCGAGTTCTGCCTAGAGAGGTGGCAGTCGCTGAGGGATTGGAGAGCGCGGTATAACCTATCTGAAAGCGGCGTTGAGCCTCTCACATATGAGGAGTTGGTGGAGTTGGTTGGGGTGCCCCGCGGGGTGGTGCTTGGCTACGGGATGACGAAGGGTCTTCCGAGACTTAGGGAGGAGTTGGCGGTGATGCATGGCGTTGGGCCAGAGGAGGTTTTAGTCACTTCGGGAGGCGCCGAGGCGAACTTTGTAACTACTCTCGCTTTGGTGGGGCCGGGGGACCGCGCGGTAGTGGTTATGCCTACCTATATGCAGATACCTGGAATACTCCGGGGGATAGGCGCTGTGGTGGATAAGACGTGGATAAAATACGGCGAGGGGCTAGACGAGGAGGAGCTGAAGAGAAAAGTGGCTAGAGGGGTAAAGGCGGTGTTTGTGACAAACCCCAACAATCCCACCGGATACGTCCTCAGCGAAGGCGAGAGGAAGTTGCTAGTAGACTTGGCCGAGGATGCAGGGGCGTACCTCGTGGTTGACGAGGTGTACAGAGGACTTGAACACGAGGGCCCCGAGACCCCCACCTTCGCCAAGCACTACGACAAGGCTGTGGTCACCGGCTCTCTTTCAAAGACGTATGGCCTACCGGGGCTTAGAATTGGCTGGGTAGTGGGGCCGGAGGATGTGGTGAACGGGGCCTGGGCGGTGAAGGACTACACGACTATATCTCCCCCCCTGCTTGACCAACACCTCGCCGTAGCCGTGTTGGAGAAGAGGGACTACTTCATAAACAGGTCTAGAACCATCGTTAGGCGCAATTTTGCCATCTTCGGAGAGTACGTCAAGGCTAGGCCATATGTCAAGTGGTGGAATACTAAGGCGGCGGCGTTTAGCCACATCTATGTAGGAGGCGACACCTTAAAACTCGCCGAGGAGATTTTCGAAGAGACCGGCGTGTTGGTAAACCCCGGGGAGTGCTTTGAGATGAAGGGATACCTCAGAGTGGGTCTCGGGTGGGCAGACGAGAATAGGCTAAGAGAGGCCCTGGACCTCTTCTTCTGGGCCTTAGATAAGAAGCGCCCCTAG